A window of Phycisphaerae bacterium genomic DNA:
AATTGCCGGCACGTATGATTCTCTGCATCGTCCGCCGATTCCCTCGGCAATATTGAAAACCATATCCCAGCGTTTGCCGGCGGCCAACATTTTGCATAAAGACTTGCCGCTGCCGATTCGCTCAACACGATATCCGAGTGATTCTATCGTTTTCTGAATAGCGTTTATCGTCTCTTCAGAGTCAAATTCTGCAACATCCTGTTCGGAGTAACCCTCGGCAAGATAATCCTTGCGTAAATCGTAAACAAATCCTACCAGCGGCTTTGCCATAATACTTTAAGGCTCGAACAGGTAGGCGGTTTTATTTTGGCCGGCGTACCTTTCACGTCGTTTGATATGATGGTTTTTCGCCGGAGCTATTACGGATGTTTTTCCGCTGGCCAGTTCCCACACGCCTATTTTGCCGGTTGATGTTGTGTTATCAACTGCCGGCTTTGCCGACGGTTCGGGATAATTGACAAAGAGGCCTTCGTAATTTCGCAGTACCGTATGTGAAGGGCTCATCGAGACGATATAATTTGGCAGAACGGGGATTTTGCCGCCACCGTGAGGGGCATCGACTACGAATGTAGGAATTGCGATTCCGCCGACTCTGCCGCGAAGGTATTCCATAATCTCCATACCTTTGCGGATAGATGTTCGGAAATGCTCCACGCCTCGAACAAGGTCGCACTGATAAAGATAATACGGCCTTACCCGCGTCTGAATCAGCCCTCGGCAAAGCTGCTCTATAATCTTGGCATCGTCATTTACGCCCGCCAGCAGTACCGTCTGGTTGCCGAGCGGGATTCCGGCATCGGCCAGTTTCGCACAGGCCTCTTTAGCCTGCGGCGTAATTTCGTTGGGGTGATTAAAGTGTGTATTAATCCACAATGGATGATACTTTTTAAGTATATTTACCAGTCCGTCCGTGATTCTCATCGGCAGCACCACCGGAACACGGGTTCCGATACGAATGACCTGTACGCTCGGCACCGAACGCAGAGACGAGAGCACCATTTCGATTGAGCCGTCGTTCATTGTCAGGGGGTCTCCGCCGGACACGATTACATCGCTGACTTCCGGATGGGCCATGAGGTATTCTGTTACCTGCCTTATCCGTTGAGCGGAAATTGAGCTTTCACGTGCCCCGGCTATTCGTTTGCGGGTGCAGTGTCGGCAGTACATCGAGCACATTGTCGTCGCGATAAGCAGCACCCTGTCGCGGTAGCGGTGTACCATCCCCGGTACAGGCA
This region includes:
- a CDS encoding KamA family radical SAM protein, producing MRKKNMFDTDESSTPSVESQDSEPPSRLRPACPPHNFNNSNLPDFADPGDWKWQIKNRIRSLDQFEKYFPGSNSQQMNEVSRKFPMAITPYYASLIRRPDISDPVFAMAVPQPRELIDPLFLSDDPLSEDEDMPVPGMVHRYRDRVLLIATTMCSMYCRHCTRKRIAGARESSISAQRIRQVTEYLMAHPEVSDVIVSGGDPLTMNDGSIEMVLSSLRSVPSVQVIRIGTRVPVVLPMRITDGLVNILKKYHPLWINTHFNHPNEITPQAKEACAKLADAGIPLGNQTVLLAGVNDDAKIIEQLCRGLIQTRVRPYYLYQCDLVRGVEHFRTSIRKGMEIMEYLRGRVGGIAIPTFVVDAPHGGGKIPVLPNYIVSMSPSHTVLRNYEGLFVNYPEPSAKPAVDNTTSTGKIGVWELASGKTSVIAPAKNHHIKRRERYAGQNKTAYLFEP